Sequence from the Undibacterium piscinae genome:
GCGCGAAATCGAAGGCATGAGTTATGAGGAAATTTCCGAAGTGATGTCGTGCCCTATCGGTACCGTGCGTAGCCGGATTTTCCGGGCACGTGAAGCGATAGCCGATAAGTTGCGCCCTTTGCTGGGCACGACGCTTGATCAGCGCTGGTGAAACGCGTTATCACAAGTTTAGAAGAATATTCACAGAATTTTTTGCAGTTGCAGCACCCTATTTGGACCACATCATGAAAACAGAAAACACTCAAAATCTAAGCATTTCCAGTCTTCTTGACGGAGAGTTGAGTGATGCTCAATTGGATTCGGCACTTGCCAGTTTGGGTGATGCCGGCAACCCGGATGGCCGGGCTACCTGGGAGTTGTATCATCAAATCGGTGATGTGCTGCGTTCGGATGATCTGGCCATCGCTTTAAGCCCGGATTTTTCCGCGCGATTTTCGGCTTTGCTGGATGCTGAACCAGTGGTGTTGGCGCCAAAATTGCGCGTTGTCGCAACCCCGCTTGCTGATGCTCCGGTGCTCGCGGCATCTCCGCGTAAGCAGGGTATCGCCCGGTATATCGCGATGACCAGCATGGCGCTGGCGGCAAGCGTGGCATTTTTCATGGCGCCACAGATACTTCCTATGCTCGATGGGCAGTCCAGTCCGGCGTTGCGGATGTCAAAAGCGGAAGCGCCGCGCAACCTCGCACCGGCCGGAATACAGTTGGCTTCGAATGCGCCTGAGTCCGCGCCC
This genomic interval carries:
- a CDS encoding sigma-E factor negative regulatory protein; this encodes MKTENTQNLSISSLLDGELSDAQLDSALASLGDAGNPDGRATWELYHQIGDVLRSDDLAIALSPDFSARFSALLDAEPVVLAPKLRVVATPLADAPVLAASPRKQGIARYIAMTSMALAASVAFFMAPQILPMLDGQSSPALRMSKAEAPRNLAPAGIQLASNAPESAPEPSAQAEGQIEMLRDPRLDSYLLAHQKFSPSMSNGAQYVTRANAVTAATPSSSASGK